The stretch of DNA TCTTTTTTTTAATTGTAAATTGCCTTTATTAAACATAATAAGTCCATTAATTCGCTCATACAGGGCATATAAAGGATATAGCAGACCTATAAATACGATGATGGAAGGTATTTTTTCAATAGCAGGTATAATGCCTGAAAGCAAAGATATTAATGTTTCTGTTAAGTAAATAAATAAAGGAATTATTACTATCAAACCGATCAGAAGAAATGGTGTTACTTTAGTTTCTTTTAGTTTAGCTTTGCAGTAAGGACATCTCATTGTAAATGGTGATGAAAAATCCTCAAAATCATCAAGCGTTATTGCTTTTTCACAATTTGGACAAGGGACAGAGGTTCTCATTATAAATCTCCTTATAAACGAATTTAAATTTAGTATAATTGGGAATTACCTGTTAAGTAAACAGAAATTCTTCCATAAGGAGATCGCTTTTTCTTATTCGACTAACGAAGCAGGTTAGTGAAAGAAGTTATGAGGGAATTTTGTATTTATAAAATTCTGAAAATGTTATAAGTAAAAATGTAACTAATTGGAATTTAACAAAAAACCCATAGGGATGTGTTTATTATGAAGATATTAATTATAGGACTAAGTATCGTGGTGATCGCTTTTCTAATTTCAATGTTTTCAAGCGATTACACTTTATTGTATAAAATCACAGGCGTTGTCGGAATTATCTCACTGATATTAGGTGCTTTGTTATCTGGAGCATTCTTGGATGGGGATAGGTTAGGTAGAAATCTACAATCCGAATCAAAAGAAGATAGAAAACAAAGATCTTCACAAACTAATTCTATATTGTTAATAGGATTACCTAATTTATTAATTGCAGCGGTTTGCTTTTTTCTAATGAAATAAATGAATAATAGTTACCAACTCCACATCGTTTGTTAAACTCTAGGGTGCAATAGTTAAAGATGAGATCGCTGTGTCGGTCTTTTTGCTTGTTCAGCTATCGGGGCAGTAAATTGAAGATGAGAAACGATATTTAATAAAAAAATCACTGATTAAACACCAGTGACTTGACTTAAAGGTTTCACCTTAATTATTTTTCGACTTTGAAAAAAATAAGGCTCCTCAGTAAGATATGAGTATAGACACCACACTAACTCACAACTTTAGGAGGAACCCTAATATGAATTTTAAAATGCAAGACAAACAAAATCAACTAAT from Neobacillus sp. CF12 encodes:
- a CDS encoding DUF5316 domain-containing protein, encoding MKILIIGLSIVVIAFLISMFSSDYTLLYKITGVVGIISLILGALLSGAFLDGDRLGRNLQSESKEDRKQRSSQTNSILLIGLPNLLIAAVCFFLMK